Proteins found in one Triticum aestivum cultivar Chinese Spring chromosome 4D, IWGSC CS RefSeq v2.1, whole genome shotgun sequence genomic segment:
- the LOC123098400 gene encoding probable serine acetyltransferase 4, with protein sequence MAACVDKWNPAYSCHRISRSIYRFMPDCTFTAPAGAAVNGNGGCCNGGDEVWEELYAEAQADAQDEPLLGMFYSELVLSHPSLEAALAAHLSAKLCIPGALPQDALRDILAGALAAHPEASQHTRADLLAARDRDPACAKMVHCFLYYKGFLALQAHRAAHALWSEGRRPPALLLQSRASEVFGVDIHPGARIGGGILLDHATGVVIGETAVIGDDVSILHGVTLGGTGKACGDRHPKVGDGVLIGAGASVLGNVRIGDGAKVGAGAVVLRDVACGATAVGNPAKPIGKKAAPSLRPEEQPGVTMEQRWSDYVI encoded by the coding sequence ATGGCAGCCTGCGTCGACAAGTGGAACCCAGCATACTCCTGCCACCGCATCTCCCGATCCATCTACCGCTTCATGCCGGACTGCACCTTCACCGCACCGGCGGGCGCGGCCGTGAACGGGAACGGCGGCTGCTGCAACGGCGGCGACGAAGTCTGGGAGGAGCTGTACGCCGAAGCGCAGGCCGACGCGCAGGACGAGCCGCTGCTAGGCATGTTCTACTCCGAGCTCGTCCTGTCGCACCCGTCGCTGGAGGCCGCCCTCGCCGCGCACCTGTCCGCGAAGCTCTGCATCCCGGGCGCGCTGCCGCAGGACGCGCTCCGGGACATCCTCGCCGGCGCGCTGGCCGCGCACCCGGAGGCGAGCCAGCACACGCGCGCCGACCTCCTCGCGGCGCGGGACCGCGACCCGGCCTGCGCCAAAATGGTCCACTGCTTCCTCTACTACAAGGGCTTCCTCGCCCTGCAGGCCCACCGCGCCGCGCACGCGCTCTGGTCCGagggccgccgcccgccggcgctgCTCCTCCAGAGCCGCGCTTCCGAGGTGTTCGGCGTCGACATCCACCCCGGGGCGCGCATTGGCGGGGGCATCCTGCTCGACCACGCCACGGGCGTCGTCATCGGCGAGACGGCGGTCATAGGCGACGACGTGTCTATCCTGCACGGCGTGACGCTGGGCGGCACGGGGAAGGCATGCGGCGACCGGCACCCCAAGGTCGGCGACGGGGTTCTCATCGGCGCCGGGGCCAGCGTGCTCGGCAATGTGCGCATCGGCGATGGAGCGAAGGTCGGCGCGGGCGCGGTCGTGCTTAGAGACGTGGCGTGTGGAGCCACGGCCGTCGGAAACCCGGCGAAGCCGATCGGGAAGAAGGCGGCGCCGTCGCTCCGGCCAGAGGAGCAACCAGGGGTGACCATGGAGCAGAGGTGGTCGGACTACGTGATATGA